The DNA window TCGCGGAGCGGACCAGCAGGGCGTCGGCCTCGGGCAGCGCGGCGAGCAGCTCGGCGCGGTCGGCGCCGTTGCAGTGCCGGATCTCGAAATCGGGGCCGAGCGCGTCGACCGTGGCCGGCGACAGTTCCTCGGCGATCAGGACGACGGGTTTCTCGGACACCACAGGCTTCGTCACGACAGCTCTTCCTTCTCGCAGGTCAGGAGTGAATTCGCCCGGATTCCACGACGCTGTGATGTGGGCTGTACGCGATTCAATATAGCCCTTGGGTGGTGCGTCTCACGTCTGTCGCCGCGTAATGAGACGCGGTGTCGGTTGTACAAGTTGGAGTGTGGTGCGTGACGCAGCGCATACAAGGCGGCCTCCGTCACCGTGCGGGGAAGACGTAGCATCGTGTGCATGAGTATCACCGTCGAGCACGGGATCACCGAGGACGCCATCCACAAGGCGCTCTCGAAGGTCCAGGACCCTGAGATCCACCGCTCCATCACCGAGCTGGACATGGTGAAAGAGGTCCACGTCGCCGCCGACGGCGCCGTCCAGGTGGCCATCTTCCTCACGGTCGCCGGCTGTCCGATGAAGGACCGGCTGACCAACGACATCAAGCGCGAGGTCGGCGCGATCGACGGCGTCACCGCGGTCGAGGTCGAGCTGGACGTGATGAGCTCGGAGCAGCGCGACGCGCTCAAGACCAAGCTGCGCGGCGGCCAGGTCGACCGGGAGATCCCGTTCGCCCAGCCCGGCAGCCTGACCCGGGTCTACGCGATCGCCTCCGGCAAGGGCGGCGTCGGCAAGTCCTCGGTCACCGTGAACCTGGCCGCGGCGCTGGTCGCGAAGGGCCTGAAGGTCGGCGTCGTGGACGCCGACATCTACGGCCACTCGATCCCGCGCATGCTCGGCGTGACCGAGCCCCCGACCCCGATCGACGACATGATCCTGGCGCCGACCGCGCCCTCGGGCGTGAAGGTCATCTCCATCGGCATGTTCACCCCGGGCAACTCCCCGGTGGTCTGGCGCGGCCCGATGCTGCACCGCGCGATCCAGCAGTTCCTGGGCGACGTCTACTGGGGCGACCTGGACGTGCTGCTGCTGGACCTGCCCCCGGGCACCGGCGACATCGCCATCTCGGTGGCCCAGCTGGTCCCGAACGCGGAGATCCTGGTGGTCACCACCCCGCAGCAGGCCGCCGCCGAGGTGGCCGAGCGCGCCGGCACCATCGCCGTGCAGACCCGCCAGCGCATCACCGGCGTCATCGAGAACATGTCCTGGATGCCCTGCCCGCACTGCGGCGAGCAGGTGGACGTCTTCGGCAGCGGCGGCGGCGAAACCGTGGCCGAGGCCCTGACCCGGGCCACCGGCACCAAGGTCCCGGTGCTCGGCCAGGTCCCGATCGACGTGCGGCTGCGCGAGGGCGGCGACAACGGCCAGCCGCTGACCGTCTCGGCCCCGGAGTCGCCGGCGGCGCAGGTGCTGATCGGGATCGCGGACAAGATCGCCACCCGGAGCCGCGGGCTGGTGGGGATGTCGCTGGGCGTCTCACCGGTGCGGAAGTAGTTCGGCAGCTCGCAGAACACTGAGCGCGTGCCACGATGAGGCATGCGCTCAGCACCCCCTCTCGGCGACGAACTGACCGCCCTGCTCGGCAGCCCGAAGCGGGTGCGATCGCTCGCCAGCAGCCCGCGCTCAGAGGTCTGGCGCGCAAGACTGGATGGCACGCCGGCGGTGATCAAACAGCTGGTCGCCGGCCCCGGTGCGGAGGAGCGCTACGCCCACGAGGTCGCGGCGATTCAGGCCGCGTCGGTCGTGCAGCCGGCGGTGGTGCCGCGGCTCCTCGGCACCGATCCGGCCGAGCGCGTGCTGGTGACGGAGTCCATCGAGGAGCAAAAGCCCGCCGCGGACTGGGTCATCGGCTACGCCTCGGCGCTGGGCCGCCTGCACAGCACACCGACCGAGGGCGTCGATCTGCCGACCTGGTCCGGGCCGACAAGCGCGGACATCGAGGCGTTCCTGAAGCTGGCCGCGTGGCTCGGCATCCCGGTTTCGGATGAAGTCGGCACCGAACTGGAAGCCATGCTGACCCGGCTCGCGGCCCGCTCCGCGCGCGGGGACCTGCTCCACGGCGACCCCTGCCCGGCCAACGACCTGCACACCGCGGACGGCGTCCGCTTCGTCGACTTCGAGCAGGCCGCGCTCGGCGACGGCACCGTCGAGCTGGCCTACCTCCGCATCGCGTTCCCGACCTGCTGGTGCGCGACCGCGCAGCCGCCCGAGCTGATCGCCGAGGCCGAGGCGGCCTACGCCGCGGCCACCGGCCGCGTGATCGACGAGCACGAACTCGCCGACGCCTGCGCGGGCTGGACGATCCGCGGCGACGCCCTGGTCCAGCGCGCCCACCGCGAGACGGCGGACCACCTCGCGCGGCTGACCGTCGAGGACTGGAAGTTGTGGACGGTCAGCGCCCGGGACCGGCTCGCCTACCGGCTCGGCGTGGTGGGCCGGCTCGGCGACGGACCACTCCGCGAGACGGCGCTGCTCGCCGAGCGGATGCGCGAAGCCATGCTCCAGCGCTGGCCGGGCCTGCGACCTCTGCCGACCAAGCGGCCCTGACAGCAGCGCCTCTCCTCACCGACTCCTCGCATCGGGCGTCTGGCGCGCCTCGCCGCCGCGCGAAATCCTTCTGCCGCAAGCCGAACCGCCGCCACAAAGCCCGAGAGCGGGTCTCAGAAACCTGAGACCCGCTCTCGCCATGTGTCCGCACCGCCGGAAGGACCCCCGATCCCGCCCCGGCAGCCGGGTAACCGTTTTCGCGGCCTGCGCCGCC is part of the Catenulispora sp. EB89 genome and encodes:
- a CDS encoding Mrp/NBP35 family ATP-binding protein; translated protein: MSITVEHGITEDAIHKALSKVQDPEIHRSITELDMVKEVHVAADGAVQVAIFLTVAGCPMKDRLTNDIKREVGAIDGVTAVEVELDVMSSEQRDALKTKLRGGQVDREIPFAQPGSLTRVYAIASGKGGVGKSSVTVNLAAALVAKGLKVGVVDADIYGHSIPRMLGVTEPPTPIDDMILAPTAPSGVKVISIGMFTPGNSPVVWRGPMLHRAIQQFLGDVYWGDLDVLLLDLPPGTGDIAISVAQLVPNAEILVVTTPQQAAAEVAERAGTIAVQTRQRITGVIENMSWMPCPHCGEQVDVFGSGGGETVAEALTRATGTKVPVLGQVPIDVRLREGGDNGQPLTVSAPESPAAQVLIGIADKIATRSRGLVGMSLGVSPVRK
- a CDS encoding phosphotransferase; this encodes MRSAPPLGDELTALLGSPKRVRSLASSPRSEVWRARLDGTPAVIKQLVAGPGAEERYAHEVAAIQAASVVQPAVVPRLLGTDPAERVLVTESIEEQKPAADWVIGYASALGRLHSTPTEGVDLPTWSGPTSADIEAFLKLAAWLGIPVSDEVGTELEAMLTRLAARSARGDLLHGDPCPANDLHTADGVRFVDFEQAALGDGTVELAYLRIAFPTCWCATAQPPELIAEAEAAYAAATGRVIDEHELADACAGWTIRGDALVQRAHRETADHLARLTVEDWKLWTVSARDRLAYRLGVVGRLGDGPLRETALLAERMREAMLQRWPGLRPLPTKRP